One segment of Streptomyces sp. NA02950 DNA contains the following:
- the fxsA gene encoding FxsA family membrane protein: MTGASQQSDPTRPKRSRARTFVPLGIAAWLVLEIWLLTVVARATGGLTVFLLLVAGVVVGAAVVRRGGRRAWQSLAQSMQPGADASKPAARPGSSFTMLGGLLLMMPGLISDVAALVCLFPPTRALLRRRAEGALSRRMGYVPGAPGDPFRQGRGQGRERAREGQVIQGEVIRDDQRGDGDRRADGGHGGPDTIRGEIRGDEDGPRSARRD; encoded by the coding sequence ATGACCGGCGCATCGCAGCAGAGCGACCCGACCCGCCCGAAGCGCTCGCGCGCCCGCACCTTCGTACCGCTGGGGATCGCCGCCTGGCTGGTGCTGGAGATCTGGCTGCTGACCGTGGTGGCGCGCGCCACCGGTGGGCTGACCGTCTTCCTGCTGCTGGTGGCGGGGGTGGTGGTGGGCGCGGCCGTGGTCAGGCGCGGCGGGCGCCGGGCCTGGCAGAGCCTGGCCCAGTCCATGCAGCCGGGCGCCGACGCCTCGAAGCCCGCGGCGCGGCCCGGGTCCTCGTTCACCATGCTGGGCGGGCTGCTGCTGATGATGCCGGGGCTGATCTCCGACGTGGCCGCGCTGGTGTGTCTGTTCCCACCGACCCGTGCGCTGCTGCGGCGCCGTGCCGAGGGGGCGCTGTCGCGCCGGATGGGATACGTCCCGGGGGCGCCCGGCGATCCGTTCCGTCAGGGCCGGGGCCAGGGCCGGGAGCGCGCGAGGGAGGGTCAGGTCATCCAGGGCGAGGTGATCCGTGACGACCAGCGTGGAGACGGCGACCGCCGTGCCGACGGGGGCCACGGCGGCCCCGACACCATCCGGGGTGAGATCCGGGGCGACGAGGACGGCCCGCGCTCGGCGCGCCGCGACTGA
- a CDS encoding YitT family protein produces the protein MSADPPGGSRRLTRRLVQLYIGLVLYGTSMALQLRATLGLDPWDVFHQGIAKRVPLSFGTVTVVVGAAVLLLWIPLRQRPGLGTVSNVLVVGPAADATLWLVPAPEAPAVRIPLLAFSIVLCGAATGLYISARFGPGPRDGLMTGLHRRTGRSIRLVRTGIEVAVLVTGFILGGSVGAGTVLFALAIGPLSQLFLRLFAIPTATGAGSEVVARGGAEDQIPDRSEI, from the coding sequence TTGTCCGCAGACCCACCGGGGGGATCCCGCCGCCTCACCCGCCGTCTCGTCCAGCTCTACATCGGACTCGTCCTGTACGGCACGTCCATGGCACTGCAACTGCGGGCCACGCTCGGCCTCGACCCCTGGGACGTCTTCCACCAGGGCATCGCCAAGCGCGTCCCGCTCTCGTTCGGCACGGTGACGGTCGTCGTGGGCGCCGCCGTCCTGCTGCTGTGGATACCGCTGCGGCAGCGGCCGGGGCTGGGCACGGTATCCAATGTGCTGGTGGTGGGACCGGCGGCGGACGCCACCTTGTGGCTGGTGCCCGCCCCCGAGGCGCCGGCGGTGCGGATTCCGCTGCTGGCCTTCTCGATCGTGCTGTGCGGCGCGGCCACCGGGCTGTACATCTCGGCCCGCTTCGGCCCGGGGCCGCGGGACGGGCTGATGACCGGGCTGCACCGGCGCACCGGCCGTTCGATCCGTCTGGTCCGGACCGGGATCGAGGTGGCGGTGCTGGTGACGGGATTCATCCTGGGCGGGTCCGTGGGCGCGGGCACGGTACTCTTCGCGCTGGCCATCGGGCCGCTGTCACAGCTCTTCCTGCGTCTCTTCGCGATCCCCACCGCCACCGGAGCGGGCTCCGAGGTGGTCGCGCGGGGCGGCGCCGAAGACCAGATCCCGGACAGATCGGAGATCTGA
- a CDS encoding ankyrin repeat domain-containing protein encodes MSEPNPETEPAHDPEVLQLAAKVFDLARHGDTDTLAAYVDAGVPANLTNDKGDSLLMLAAYYGHPAVVSALLERGADPNRVNERGQTPIAGATFKGEEEVLRVLLAGGADPRAGSPSAVETARMFGRQDLLTLFGTPEAE; translated from the coding sequence ATGAGCGAACCGAACCCCGAGACCGAGCCCGCCCACGACCCGGAGGTGCTGCAACTGGCGGCCAAGGTCTTCGACCTGGCCCGGCACGGCGACACGGACACCCTCGCCGCCTATGTGGACGCGGGCGTCCCGGCCAACCTCACCAACGACAAGGGTGATTCGCTGCTCATGCTGGCGGCCTACTACGGCCACCCGGCGGTCGTATCGGCCCTGCTGGAGCGCGGCGCCGACCCCAATCGCGTCAACGAGCGGGGCCAGACCCCCATCGCCGGGGCCACTTTCAAGGGGGAGGAGGAGGTGCTGCGGGTGCTGCTCGCCGGGGGCGCCGATCCGCGGGCAGGATCGCCCTCGGCCGTCGAGACGGCGCGGATGTTCGGACGGCAGGACCTGCTCACCCTGTTCGGGACGCCGGAGGCCGAATAG
- a CDS encoding helix-turn-helix domain-containing protein — MIETVFHGDRLPTAERFPSWRDLAFESHSPHEIHTDHAADFRATLRVLDLKAVQVSAFTCPPLDSARTAKLIRRSDPEIYHLSAPLRGAMRITQGNGSLVVRTGELVLVSSSHPYEGHLHTRQDLVAAAEIMIPRALLPLPAHLVHRTTAVRLPGREGIGALLLPFLTRLSRDTVHYGPLEAQRLGSVALDLAGALIAHHFDAPLPPEPHQRALTVRVQGFIHRHLGDPRLTPERIAAAHHISARSLHRLFQGQGLTVSAFIRRQRLERARRDLADPRLGDRPIHAIAARCGFPRPADFTRAFRAEYGIPPRDYRRTALRSSATTSGPEGATVR, encoded by the coding sequence ATGATCGAGACGGTGTTCCACGGCGACCGGCTGCCGACGGCCGAGCGCTTCCCGAGCTGGCGCGACCTGGCCTTCGAAAGCCATTCGCCCCACGAGATCCACACCGACCACGCGGCCGACTTCCGCGCCACCCTGCGGGTGCTGGATCTGAAGGCGGTCCAGGTGTCCGCGTTCACCTGCCCGCCCCTGGACTCCGCCCGGACCGCGAAACTCATCCGGCGCTCCGACCCCGAGATCTACCACCTCTCCGCCCCGCTGCGCGGCGCCATGCGGATCACCCAGGGCAACGGAAGCCTGGTGGTGCGCACCGGGGAACTGGTGCTGGTGAGCAGTTCCCACCCCTACGAAGGCCATCTGCACACCCGGCAGGACCTGGTCGCCGCGGCCGAGATCATGATCCCGAGGGCACTGCTGCCGCTGCCCGCCCACCTCGTCCACCGGACGACCGCGGTGCGATTACCCGGCCGTGAGGGCATCGGTGCCCTGCTCCTGCCGTTCCTCACCCGGCTGTCCCGCGACACCGTCCACTACGGTCCGCTGGAGGCCCAGCGGCTGGGCAGTGTGGCGCTCGACCTGGCCGGGGCGCTGATCGCACACCACTTCGACGCCCCACTGCCGCCCGAACCCCATCAGCGTGCGCTGACCGTCCGCGTCCAGGGCTTCATCCACCGGCATCTGGGCGATCCGCGGCTGACGCCCGAGCGGATCGCGGCGGCGCACCACATCTCCGCGCGGTCGCTGCACCGGCTGTTCCAGGGGCAGGGACTGACGGTGTCCGCGTTCATCCGGCGGCAGCGTCTGGAGCGGGCGCGCCGCGATCTGGCCGACCCCCGGCTGGGCGACCGGCCCATCCACGCGATCGCCGCCCGGTGCGGCTTCCCCCGCCCCGCCGACTTCACCCGCGCCTTCCGCGCCGAGTACGGCATTCCGCCCCGCGACTACCGCCGTACGGCGCTGCGGTCGTCCGCCACCACCTCCGGTCCGGAAGGAGCGACCGTTCGATGA
- a CDS encoding helix-turn-helix domain-containing protein, with protein MITTRLTTDAVERADRFTWWHDMTVTTLIPTVLNSAHTDDFRATADVVDLGTAQITSMTYLPMTSTRTPKLIRRHDPEYYQLSLTVRGRMHLSQAGRDTTLGPGDLVIYDSSRAFDGWTACDHGSLGHVVAQIPKRLVPVRPKLMDRLIAHRIPADGGFSDLLAQYLTHVTTRTHHYRTSDAAHLSTVLVDLLAATVAHQQLENPGALTPESRRHSLFLHIQGFIHRHLGDPRLTPERIAAAHHISARSLHRLFQGQGLTVSAFIRRQRLERARRDLADPRLGDRPIHAIAARCGFPRPADFTRAFRTEYGLPPRDYRSAVCARPARRGPHPPGHPGHPGPE; from the coding sequence ATGATCACCACACGTCTCACCACGGACGCGGTGGAGCGGGCCGACCGATTCACCTGGTGGCACGACATGACGGTGACCACGCTGATCCCCACCGTGCTCAACAGCGCCCATACGGACGACTTCCGGGCGACGGCCGATGTGGTGGACCTCGGCACCGCGCAGATCACCTCCATGACGTATCTGCCGATGACCAGCACCCGGACACCGAAGCTGATCCGGCGGCACGACCCCGAGTACTACCAGCTGTCCCTGACCGTCCGGGGGCGCATGCACCTGTCCCAGGCGGGCCGGGACACCACCCTGGGCCCCGGCGATCTGGTGATCTACGACTCCTCCCGTGCCTTCGACGGCTGGACGGCGTGCGACCACGGCAGCCTGGGCCATGTGGTCGCGCAGATCCCCAAGCGCCTGGTGCCGGTACGGCCGAAGCTGATGGACCGTCTGATCGCCCACCGGATCCCTGCCGACGGGGGCTTCAGTGACCTGCTCGCCCAGTACCTGACCCATGTGACCACCCGGACCCACCACTACCGCACCTCCGACGCGGCACATCTGTCCACCGTCCTGGTCGATCTGCTCGCCGCGACCGTGGCGCACCAGCAGCTGGAGAACCCGGGCGCCCTCACCCCGGAAAGCCGCCGCCACAGTCTGTTCCTGCACATCCAGGGCTTCATCCACCGGCATCTGGGCGATCCGCGGCTGACGCCCGAGCGGATCGCGGCGGCGCACCACATCTCCGCGCGGTCGCTGCACCGGCTGTTCCAGGGGCAGGGACTGACGGTGTCCGCGTTCATCCGGCGGCAGCGTCTGGAGCGGGCGCGCCGCGATCTGGCCGACCCCCGGCTGGGCGACCGGCCCATCCACGCGATCGCCGCCCGGTGCGGCTTCCCCCGCCCCGCCGACTTCACCCGCGCCTTCCGCACCGAGTACGGGCTCCCGCCGCGCGACTACCGCTCCGCGGTGTGCGCCCGGCCCGCGCGCCGGGGACCGCACCCACCGGGTCACCCGGGTCATCCGGGGCCCGAGTAG
- a CDS encoding peroxiredoxin, with translation MDIGDVVEDFELPDETGTVRTLSGLLADGPVVLFFYPAAMTPGCTKEACHFRDIAAEFTAVGARPVGISADSVERQAEFADRHSFGYPLLSDPEGTVRERFGVKRGLAAVPTKRVTFVVGTDRRVLEIVKSEFRMTVHADKALEALRSATG, from the coding sequence ATGGACATCGGTGATGTGGTCGAGGACTTCGAACTTCCCGACGAGACCGGCACGGTCCGTACGCTGAGCGGACTGCTCGCGGACGGGCCGGTGGTGCTCTTCTTCTACCCGGCGGCCATGACCCCGGGCTGCACCAAGGAGGCGTGCCACTTCCGCGATATCGCGGCGGAGTTCACGGCCGTGGGCGCGCGGCCGGTGGGCATCAGCGCCGATTCGGTCGAGCGGCAGGCGGAGTTCGCCGACCGCCACTCCTTCGGCTATCCGCTGCTCTCCGACCCGGAGGGGACGGTACGGGAGCGGTTCGGCGTCAAGCGCGGACTCGCCGCGGTACCGACCAAGCGGGTCACCTTCGTGGTCGGTACCGATCGCCGGGTGCTGGAGATCGTCAAGAGTGAGTTCCGGATGACGGTGCACGCGGACAAGGCGCTCGAGGCGCTGCGGAGCGCGACGGGCTGA
- a CDS encoding glycoside hydrolase family 2 TIM barrel-domain containing protein, whose product MNSTQHRPLPYYEDVSPGSGGLPPRAWSAETDAARLGLDGTWAFRLSPTATAEDDSFARPGYDASGWDKIPVPAHWVLHGHGAPIYTNHRYPFPVDPPRVPTENPTGDHLRVFDLPTGWPDGGDAVLRFEGVESCARVWLNGEELGTFKGSRLPHEFAVGGLLRPRGNVLAVRVHQWSSGSYLEDQDQWWLPGIFREVTLEHRPEGSLEDYFVHAGYDHVRGEGTLRVDADPGGRVTVPELGLDLATGESATVPVEPWTAETPRLYEGWLTTLGESVPLRIGFRTVVVEDGVLKVNGRRVLFRGVNRHEFHPESGRAVDPETMRADLTLMKQHNINAVRTSHYPPHPAFFGLCDELGLWVIDECDLETHGFVDQDWRDNPVDDARWIPALLDRAARMVERDKNHPSVVMWSLGNECGTGRGLSAMADWIRERDPSRVIHYEGDLSCADTGIYSRMYAPHEEVDRIGRRAEPPWGDPELDAKRRRLPFIQCEYAHAMGNGPGGLSEYQRSFDTYERCQGGFVWEWIDHGLARRTADGTPWYAYGGDFGEELHDGNFVCDGLVFPDRTPSPGLIEYKKVIEPVRIDGDGAEGTVRIANRHDFADLSHLVFSWAYEAEGDVVASGELAVPPLGPGLAADLKLPTPPKTEPGQETRWTLEARLAATTSWAAAGHPVAWAQLPARVRTERPHTTGPTEAPRRESGRIVLGPGVFDTATGTLTALGALAVTGPRLDVWRAPTDNDNGASWQPDERYGLIWRELGLHRMRHRVDAVEPDDTGLTVRTRVAAAASDLALETVYRWTADGDRLRLAVSVTPRGEWRCPLPRLGVRLGVPASLGDAEWFGGGPGEGYPDTRTACRLGRWALSVDAMQTPYVRPQENGARPDVRWARLSGPEGRGVRIEGAPPFWFTARRWTSEQLAAAAHTPDLVASEDTVWVNLDHGQQGIGSQSCGPGVLEPYRLRVAPAAFTFVFSPLG is encoded by the coding sequence ATGAACTCCACGCAGCACAGGCCGCTTCCGTACTACGAGGACGTCTCCCCCGGCAGTGGAGGGCTGCCGCCCCGTGCCTGGTCCGCCGAGACCGACGCGGCGCGGCTGGGCCTGGACGGCACCTGGGCCTTCCGGCTCTCGCCGACCGCCACCGCCGAGGACGACTCCTTCGCCCGCCCCGGCTACGACGCCTCGGGGTGGGACAAGATCCCGGTGCCCGCGCACTGGGTGCTGCACGGCCACGGCGCGCCGATCTACACCAACCACCGCTATCCGTTCCCGGTGGACCCGCCGCGGGTCCCCACCGAGAACCCCACCGGTGACCATCTGCGCGTCTTCGACCTGCCCACCGGGTGGCCGGACGGCGGTGACGCGGTACTGCGTTTCGAGGGCGTGGAGTCCTGTGCGCGGGTCTGGCTCAACGGGGAGGAGCTGGGCACGTTCAAGGGCAGCAGGCTGCCGCACGAGTTCGCCGTCGGGGGGCTGCTGCGCCCGCGCGGCAACGTACTGGCGGTCCGGGTGCACCAGTGGTCCTCCGGCAGCTATCTGGAGGACCAGGACCAGTGGTGGCTGCCGGGCATCTTCCGTGAGGTCACACTGGAGCACCGCCCCGAGGGCAGTCTCGAGGACTACTTCGTCCATGCCGGGTACGACCATGTGCGGGGCGAGGGCACCCTGCGCGTCGACGCCGACCCCGGTGGCCGGGTCACCGTGCCCGAACTGGGCCTGGACCTGGCCACCGGGGAGAGCGCCACCGTGCCCGTGGAGCCCTGGACGGCGGAGACCCCGCGGCTGTACGAGGGATGGCTGACCACCCTGGGCGAGAGCGTCCCGCTGCGCATCGGCTTCCGCACCGTCGTGGTCGAGGACGGGGTGCTGAAGGTCAACGGCAGGCGGGTGCTGTTCCGCGGTGTCAACCGGCACGAGTTCCACCCGGAGTCCGGCCGCGCGGTGGACCCGGAGACCATGCGCGCCGATCTGACGCTGATGAAGCAGCACAACATCAACGCGGTGCGCACCAGCCACTATCCGCCGCATCCGGCCTTCTTCGGGCTCTGCGACGAGCTGGGGCTGTGGGTGATCGACGAATGCGATCTGGAGACCCACGGCTTCGTCGATCAGGACTGGCGGGACAACCCGGTGGACGACGCCCGCTGGATCCCGGCGCTGCTCGACCGCGCCGCCCGCATGGTCGAGCGGGACAAGAACCACCCGTCCGTCGTGATGTGGTCCCTGGGCAACGAGTGCGGCACCGGCCGCGGGCTGTCCGCCATGGCCGACTGGATCCGCGAACGCGACCCGTCCCGGGTGATCCACTACGAGGGCGATCTGTCCTGTGCCGACACCGGCATCTACTCGCGGATGTACGCGCCGCACGAGGAGGTGGACCGGATCGGGCGGCGCGCCGAGCCGCCGTGGGGCGATCCGGAGCTGGACGCCAAGCGCCGACGGCTGCCGTTCATCCAGTGCGAGTACGCGCATGCGATGGGCAATGGACCGGGCGGACTCAGCGAGTACCAGCGGTCGTTCGACACGTACGAGCGCTGCCAGGGCGGCTTCGTCTGGGAGTGGATCGACCACGGGCTGGCCCGGCGCACCGCCGATGGCACGCCCTGGTACGCGTACGGCGGGGACTTCGGCGAGGAGCTGCACGACGGGAACTTCGTCTGCGACGGTCTGGTCTTCCCCGACCGCACCCCCTCACCGGGGCTGATCGAGTACAAGAAGGTCATCGAGCCGGTCCGGATCGACGGCGACGGGGCCGAGGGCACGGTGCGGATCGCCAATCGCCATGACTTCGCGGATCTGTCCCATCTTGTCTTCTCGTGGGCGTACGAGGCCGAGGGCGATGTGGTGGCCTCGGGTGAGCTGGCGGTGCCTCCGCTCGGCCCGGGGCTCGCCGCCGACCTCAAACTGCCCACGCCGCCGAAGACCGAGCCCGGCCAGGAGACCCGGTGGACCCTGGAGGCACGGCTCGCCGCGACGACGTCGTGGGCGGCGGCGGGCCATCCGGTGGCCTGGGCCCAGCTGCCCGCCCGGGTGCGGACCGAGCGACCGCACACCACCGGCCCGACGGAGGCGCCGCGCCGCGAGAGCGGGCGGATCGTCCTCGGCCCGGGCGTCTTCGACACCGCCACCGGCACCCTCACGGCGCTCGGCGCGCTCGCGGTCACCGGACCGCGGCTGGACGTCTGGCGGGCGCCCACCGACAACGACAACGGCGCGTCCTGGCAACCCGATGAGCGCTACGGGCTGATCTGGCGGGAGCTGGGGCTGCACCGGATGCGGCACCGGGTGGACGCGGTGGAGCCGGACGACACCGGGCTGACGGTGCGTACGAGGGTGGCCGCCGCGGCGAGCGACCTGGCCCTGGAGACGGTCTACCGCTGGACCGCGGACGGGGACCGGCTGCGGCTGGCGGTCTCGGTCACCCCGCGCGGCGAGTGGCGCTGTCCGCTGCCGCGGCTGGGTGTGCGGCTGGGGGTCCCGGCCTCGCTGGGCGACGCCGAGTGGTTCGGCGGCGGTCCCGGCGAGGGGTACCCGGACACCCGCACCGCGTGCCGGCTGGGGCGCTGGGCCCTGTCGGTCGACGCGATGCAGACGCCGTACGTACGGCCGCAGGAGAACGGGGCGCGGCCGGACGTCCGCTGGGCGCGGCTGTCCGGGCCCGAGGGGCGGGGGGTGCGGATCGAGGGCGCCCCGCCGTTCTGGTTCACCGCGCGCCGCTGGACCAGTGAGCAGCTCGCCGCCGCCGCGCACACCCCGGATCTGGTGGCGTCGGAGGACACGGTGTGGGTCAACCTCGACCACGGTCAGCAGGGCATCGGGAGTCAGTCGTGCGGCCCCGGGGTGCTCGAGCCGTATCGCCTTCGGGTCGCACCGGCCGCATTCACCTTCGTCTTCAGCCCGTTGGGGTGA
- a CDS encoding PLP-dependent aminotransferase family protein, translated as MSPWTSAVGAPQLARLLGSQHTRDRVPAAAVTALNGGRRVPAYRALADGVRLLILEGRVPVAARLPAERELAAALAVSRTTVAAAYEALRGEGFLESRRGAGSWTAMPAGSPLPTRGLDPLPPEDAASVIDLGCAALPAPEPWLTRAMRGALDELPPYAHTHGDYPAGLPALRQALADRYTARGIPTMPEQIMVTTGAMGAVAAASRLLVRPGERVAVESPSYANILQLMREAGTRLVPVAMADRLGGWDIPSWRQVLSAAAPRMAYVVADFHNPTGALATEEQRRQLVDAARSAGTVLVADESMAELRLDDSVELPPPLCAFDPAGSTVITVGSASKSFWAGLRIGWVRAAPEVIRSLVAARAYADLGTPVIEQLAVAWLLTTGGWEEAVAIRRELARGHRDALVDALRRHLPDWEFTVPHGGLTLWVRTGGLSGSRIAEAGARLGVRVPSGPRFGVDGAFEGYVRLPFTVGGAVAEQAATRLAAAAERVATGAVTEAEAPRTYVA; from the coding sequence ATGAGTCCGTGGACTTCCGCGGTGGGGGCACCGCAACTCGCGCGGCTGCTCGGATCGCAGCACACCCGTGACCGCGTGCCCGCGGCCGCGGTCACCGCCCTGAACGGCGGCCGCCGGGTGCCCGCCTACCGGGCCCTGGCCGACGGGGTGCGGCTGCTCATCCTGGAGGGCCGGGTTCCGGTCGCCGCCCGGCTCCCCGCCGAGCGTGAGCTGGCCGCCGCGCTCGCGGTCAGCCGTACCACCGTCGCCGCCGCCTACGAGGCGCTGCGCGGCGAAGGGTTCCTGGAGTCACGGCGCGGCGCCGGAAGTTGGACCGCCATGCCGGCCGGGAGCCCGCTGCCCACCCGCGGGCTCGATCCGCTCCCGCCGGAGGACGCCGCCTCCGTGATCGACCTCGGCTGTGCCGCGCTGCCCGCCCCCGAGCCCTGGCTCACCCGCGCCATGCGCGGTGCCCTGGACGAACTCCCGCCCTACGCCCACACCCACGGTGACTACCCCGCCGGGCTGCCCGCCCTGCGCCAGGCGCTCGCCGACCGCTACACCGCGCGCGGCATCCCGACCATGCCCGAGCAGATCATGGTCACCACCGGTGCCATGGGCGCGGTGGCCGCCGCCTCCCGGCTGCTGGTGCGGCCCGGGGAGCGGGTCGCCGTCGAATCGCCCTCGTACGCCAACATCCTCCAGCTGATGCGGGAGGCGGGCACCCGCCTCGTCCCCGTCGCGATGGCCGACCGGCTCGGCGGCTGGGACATCCCGTCCTGGCGCCAGGTGCTGAGCGCCGCCGCCCCTCGTATGGCCTATGTGGTCGCGGACTTCCACAACCCCACCGGCGCGCTCGCCACCGAGGAGCAGCGCCGGCAGCTCGTGGACGCCGCCCGGTCGGCCGGGACCGTGCTGGTCGCCGACGAGTCCATGGCCGAACTGCGCCTCGACGACAGCGTGGAACTGCCGCCTCCGCTCTGTGCCTTCGACCCGGCGGGCAGCACCGTGATCACGGTCGGCTCGGCCAGCAAGAGCTTCTGGGCCGGGCTGCGCATCGGCTGGGTGCGCGCCGCCCCCGAGGTGATCCGCAGCCTCGTCGCCGCCCGTGCCTACGCCGACCTGGGCACCCCCGTCATCGAACAGCTCGCCGTCGCCTGGCTGCTGACCACCGGCGGCTGGGAGGAGGCCGTCGCGATACGCCGCGAGCTCGCGCGCGGCCACCGCGACGCGCTGGTCGACGCCCTGCGGCGGCACCTCCCCGACTGGGAGTTCACCGTGCCGCACGGCGGTCTGACCCTGTGGGTCCGCACCGGCGGCCTCTCCGGATCGCGGATCGCCGAGGCGGGCGCACGGCTGGGGGTGCGGGTGCCGTCCGGACCGCGCTTCGGGGTGGACGGGGCCTTCGAGGGCTATGTGCGGCTGCCGTTCACCGTCGGCGGCGCGGTCGCCGAACAGGCCGCCACCCGGCTGGCCGCCGCGGCCGAACGGGTCGCCACGGGCGCCGTCACCGAGGCCGAGGCCCCGCGGACGTACGTCGCCTGA
- a CDS encoding MrpF/PhaF family protein, which translates to MSPADGWLLAALVPLVALCPVLGWIAFGGTEGRLIAQNLTSLLAGLSLLLAAQGFGRPSYVDVALVLSVLGPTGTLIYARFLDVLPDAPLVRWTALLGVPAAVVPLCVAAGPGRAALKLLLIGALLIAGSLVTSGYGGHRVLAGRPGGPAGRHGGSGTG; encoded by the coding sequence GTGAGCCCCGCGGACGGCTGGCTGCTGGCCGCACTGGTGCCGCTGGTGGCGCTCTGCCCGGTGCTGGGGTGGATCGCCTTCGGCGGTACGGAGGGCCGGCTGATCGCCCAGAACCTCACCTCGCTGCTGGCCGGTCTGTCGCTGCTGCTGGCCGCCCAGGGCTTCGGCCGCCCCTCGTACGTCGATGTGGCGCTGGTGCTGTCCGTGCTCGGGCCGACCGGGACGCTGATCTACGCCCGCTTTCTCGACGTCCTGCCCGACGCCCCGCTGGTGCGGTGGACCGCCCTGCTGGGCGTGCCCGCCGCCGTGGTGCCGCTGTGCGTGGCGGCCGGGCCCGGCCGGGCCGCGCTGAAGCTGCTGCTGATCGGCGCGCTGCTGATCGCGGGCAGCCTGGTGACCAGCGGGTACGGCGGCCACCGGGTGCTCGCGGGCCGCCCCGGCGGTCCGGCCGGGCGCCACGGCGGAAGCGGGACGGGATGA
- a CDS encoding DUF4040 domain-containing protein, which yields MTDVLIGVTLLLVAGAATAAVLNRDPVRQALVLSFLGLALALLFTFLQAPDVALSQLAVGSAVTPLMILLTVRTVRRRPGDGGDGRGTGGSDTGPRPRDRER from the coding sequence ATGACCGACGTGCTGATCGGCGTGACACTGCTGCTGGTCGCGGGCGCCGCCACCGCCGCCGTCCTCAACCGCGACCCGGTGCGGCAGGCACTGGTTCTCTCCTTCCTCGGACTCGCGCTGGCACTGCTGTTCACCTTCCTCCAGGCGCCCGACGTGGCGCTGTCCCAGCTCGCGGTCGGCTCGGCGGTGACTCCGCTGATGATCCTGCTGACCGTCCGCACCGTGCGTCGCCGGCCGGGCGACGGAGGCGACGGACGCGGTACGGGCGGGAGCGACACCGGTCCCCGGCCGCGGGACCGTGAGCGGTGA
- a CDS encoding RNA polymerase-binding protein RbpA produces the protein MSERALRGTRLVVTSYETDRGIDLAPRQAVEYACQNGHRFEMPFSVEAEIPPEWECKACGAMALLVDGDGPEEKKGKPARTHWDMLMERRTREELEEVLAERLAVLRSGAMNIAVHPRDTRKSA, from the coding sequence ATGAGTGAGCGAGCTCTCCGCGGCACGCGACTCGTGGTGACCAGCTACGAGACCGACCGCGGCATCGATCTGGCCCCGCGCCAGGCGGTGGAGTACGCATGCCAGAACGGACATCGATTCGAGATGCCGTTCTCGGTAGAGGCGGAGATCCCGCCGGAGTGGGAGTGCAAGGCGTGCGGCGCCATGGCACTCCTGGTGGACGGCGACGGTCCTGAGGAGAAGAAGGGCAAGCCCGCGCGCACGCACTGGGACATGCTCATGGAGCGGCGCACCCGCGAAGAGCTGGAGGAGGTGCTGGCCGAGCGGCTGGCGGTCCTGCGCTCCGGCGCCATGAACATCGCCGTGCATCCGCGGGACACCCGCAAGTCTGCCTGA